In Persicimonas caeni, a single window of DNA contains:
- a CDS encoding metal ABC transporter substrate-binding protein: MSLIAYVAGASLPAGPLITVATLLLALLLPQTAMAKVDIVTTVGDLAAVAKEVGGEHVSVELLASPQQDPHFVDAKPSFVRDVAKADLLIVNGMSLEAGWLPALVESSRNAKVQIGADGYFDASEHIARKGVPQGEISRAQGDVHPEGNPHYTLEPRQMARVALALGKRLAKLDPDHAKAYKTQAKAFAKKGLQTAKYWKKQFESLPKQCRNVVVYHEAWVYLTDWLSLNVVLPIEPKPGVPPNPKHVAKVFKTMKSEEVPVVIQMEYYPNSNTEMITKKTGAYLLIVQGQTREDQDYFSRVNKMAGELYSAVKARCE; this comes from the coding sequence ATGTCCTTAATTGCTTATGTAGCAGGCGCCTCGCTTCCTGCAGGCCCCCTCATCACCGTCGCAACACTTCTGCTGGCCTTGCTGCTGCCGCAGACCGCGATGGCCAAGGTCGACATCGTCACCACCGTCGGCGACCTCGCCGCGGTGGCCAAAGAAGTCGGCGGCGAGCACGTCTCGGTCGAATTGTTGGCGAGTCCGCAGCAGGACCCGCACTTTGTCGACGCCAAGCCGAGCTTTGTGCGCGACGTCGCCAAGGCCGACCTGCTCATCGTCAACGGCATGAGCCTCGAGGCGGGCTGGTTGCCCGCGCTGGTCGAGAGTTCGCGCAACGCCAAGGTGCAAATAGGCGCCGACGGCTACTTCGACGCCTCCGAGCATATCGCGCGCAAGGGCGTCCCCCAGGGCGAAATCAGCCGCGCCCAGGGCGACGTCCACCCCGAGGGCAACCCGCACTACACCCTCGAGCCGCGCCAGATGGCCCGCGTGGCCCTCGCGTTGGGCAAGCGCCTGGCCAAGCTCGATCCCGACCACGCCAAGGCGTACAAAACCCAGGCGAAAGCCTTCGCCAAAAAGGGACTGCAGACGGCGAAATATTGGAAAAAGCAGTTCGAATCGCTGCCCAAACAATGCCGCAATGTGGTCGTCTACCACGAAGCCTGGGTCTACCTGACCGACTGGCTGTCGCTGAACGTGGTGCTGCCCATCGAGCCCAAGCCGGGCGTGCCGCCCAACCCCAAGCATGTCGCCAAGGTTTTCAAGACGATGAAGTCCGAGGAGGTTCCCGTGGTCATCCAAATGGAGTATTACCCGAACTCGAATACCGAGATGATCACCAAGAAGACCGGCGCCTACCTGCTCATCGTTCAGGGCCAGACCCGCGAGGACCAGGACTACTTTTCGCGCGTCAACAAGATGGCCGGCGAGCTGTATTCAGCCGTGAAGGCCAGATGTGAGTGA
- a CDS encoding lysophospholipid acyltransferase family protein — translation MLDLNRLERISLTANPIGQKAVAAVLLAPNYDLPPRVKIDIEGFEHVPDEPVIYAMNHTDRYNYWPFQYKLWRRYDRFTSTWVKGKYYENEWMGKFMEMTNNIPTVSRGYLIARDFKAVCDRAPTGEEYRALRTAVDVDAGVKEAPDDMVDPAEIVPRAILERPRNVLGRRYAPGRESYTTYLNDLFRKMMRRFVEINEQAFDKNLDLLVFPQGTRSIRLSRGRIGLSQMALHLKAPVVPVGCSGSDKVYPGNSPVGRPGHIIYRMGEALHYEDMSEFHIGEDFEPFTAEAENKHRDKFQGYVDVVMDRINGLVDPPYRFAEDRASDGVAGSRRFL, via the coding sequence ATGCTCGATCTCAACCGACTCGAACGGATTAGTCTGACCGCCAACCCGATCGGCCAGAAGGCTGTGGCCGCCGTGTTGCTGGCGCCGAACTACGACTTGCCTCCGCGCGTCAAGATCGACATCGAGGGCTTCGAGCACGTGCCCGACGAGCCGGTCATCTACGCGATGAACCACACCGACCGGTACAATTATTGGCCGTTCCAGTACAAGCTGTGGCGCCGCTACGACCGGTTTACCTCCACCTGGGTCAAGGGCAAGTATTACGAGAACGAGTGGATGGGCAAGTTCATGGAGATGACCAACAATATCCCCACCGTCTCCAGGGGCTACCTGATCGCGCGCGATTTCAAAGCCGTCTGCGACCGCGCGCCCACCGGCGAAGAGTACCGCGCGCTTCGCACCGCCGTCGATGTCGACGCCGGCGTCAAAGAGGCCCCCGACGATATGGTCGACCCGGCCGAGATCGTCCCGCGGGCCATCCTCGAGCGGCCCCGCAACGTGCTCGGCCGCCGCTACGCGCCGGGGCGCGAGTCGTACACGACCTACCTCAACGACCTGTTTCGCAAGATGATGCGCCGCTTCGTCGAGATCAACGAGCAGGCCTTCGACAAGAATCTCGATCTGCTCGTCTTCCCGCAGGGCACGCGCTCCATTCGGCTCTCCCGCGGGCGCATCGGCCTGTCGCAGATGGCGCTGCACCTCAAAGCCCCGGTCGTGCCGGTCGGCTGCAGCGGCTCGGACAAGGTCTACCCGGGCAACTCGCCGGTGGGTCGGCCCGGCCACATCATCTACCGAATGGGCGAAGCGCTGCACTACGAGGACATGAGCGAGTTTCATATCGGCGAGGACTTCGAGCCGTTTACCGCCGAGGCCGAGAACAAGCACCGCGACAAGTTCCAGGGCTACGTCGACGTGGTCATGGACCGCATCAACGGCCTGGTCGACCCTCCGTACCGGTTCGCCGAAGACCGCGCGAGCGACGGCGTGGCCGGAAGCCGGCGGTTTTTGTGA
- a CDS encoding DUF892 family protein, with protein sequence MELHDIREMASHELRRMYSAHRQIEDKLPKMKQMASLPFLAECFEDEDLKAKNHGEHFQELFNQLGIDLEENEDATMRSILAELDDLEPDKSSPAVIDAKLVDIGRKMNLYLEASYGTLSDVAEQMRLRHFGELLHNRLHEVDQAAEKLLNAVPDVVYV encoded by the coding sequence ATGGAGTTACACGACATCCGAGAAATGGCCTCCCACGAACTTCGGCGCATGTACTCCGCCCACCGGCAGATTGAGGACAAGCTGCCCAAGATGAAGCAGATGGCCAGCCTGCCCTTTTTGGCCGAGTGCTTCGAGGACGAAGATCTGAAGGCCAAAAACCACGGCGAGCACTTCCAGGAGTTGTTCAACCAGCTTGGCATCGATCTCGAGGAGAACGAGGACGCCACGATGCGCAGCATTTTGGCCGAGCTCGACGACCTCGAGCCCGACAAGTCCTCCCCGGCGGTCATCGACGCGAAGCTCGTCGATATCGGCCGCAAGATGAACCTGTACTTGGAGGCAAGCTACGGCACGCTGAGCGACGTCGCCGAGCAGATGCGGCTGCGCCACTTCGGCGAGCTGCTGCACAACCGGCTCCACGAGGTCGACCAGGCGGCCGAGAAACTGCTCAACGCCGTGCCCGACGTGGTCTACGTTTGA
- the cls gene encoding cardiolipin synthase, translating to MIQFFEAVAFYAPELVSILATLSAVLTTAHIVLHKQETRSAIGWIGLSWLVPVVGSALYLMLGVNRIHRRAVSLRADLQRYEPDEDARAVAGEKIDEHLADRAAHLGQLVRLVDEVVRRPLLAGNHIEPLFNGEQAYPEMLEAIDNAQTSISLSTYIFDNDKWGRKFAHALTQAVQRGVEVRVLIDAAGLRYSFPSILGRLKRGGIKARRFLPSLWPPHLMSANLRNHRKVMVVDGRIGFTGGMNIRTAHVVSEDSKLPTRDLQFRIEGPVVSHLQEVFVDDWAFSANEELRGETWFPTLEPKGELFARGIVDGPDENVDKLPWTLLGAITSAQRTIRVVTPYFLPDESIVDALNVAAMRGVRVDIIMPKKNNLPYVQWASFGQLRPLLVHGCNVWLTPPPFEHSKLTVVDRYWTLFGSSNWDPRSHRLNFEFDVECYDTDFADGLDDWALDKLEGAHRITLEEYDERGTARKLRDGAFRLLAPYL from the coding sequence ATGATCCAATTCTTCGAAGCCGTCGCCTTTTACGCCCCCGAGCTCGTCAGTATTCTGGCGACGCTCTCGGCGGTGTTGACCACGGCGCATATCGTGCTGCACAAGCAGGAGACGCGCTCGGCGATCGGCTGGATCGGGCTGAGTTGGCTGGTGCCCGTGGTGGGGAGCGCGCTGTACCTGATGCTCGGGGTCAACCGCATCCACCGCCGCGCGGTGTCGCTGCGCGCCGACCTGCAGCGCTACGAGCCCGATGAAGATGCGCGCGCGGTGGCCGGAGAAAAGATCGACGAGCACCTGGCCGATCGCGCCGCCCACCTGGGCCAACTCGTGCGCCTGGTCGACGAGGTCGTTCGCCGCCCCCTGCTCGCCGGCAATCATATCGAGCCGCTATTCAACGGCGAGCAGGCCTACCCGGAGATGCTCGAGGCGATCGACAACGCCCAGACCTCCATCAGCCTGTCGACCTACATCTTCGACAACGACAAGTGGGGCCGCAAATTCGCCCACGCGCTCACCCAGGCGGTCCAGCGCGGCGTCGAGGTGCGCGTGCTCATCGACGCGGCGGGCCTGCGCTACTCGTTTCCGTCGATCTTGGGCCGGCTCAAACGCGGCGGGATCAAAGCGCGCCGCTTCTTGCCGTCGCTGTGGCCGCCCCACCTGATGAGCGCCAACCTGCGCAACCACCGCAAGGTGATGGTCGTCGACGGGCGCATCGGCTTTACCGGCGGGATGAATATCCGCACCGCCCACGTGGTCAGCGAGGACTCCAAGCTGCCCACCCGCGACCTGCAATTTCGCATCGAGGGGCCCGTCGTCTCGCACCTGCAGGAGGTCTTCGTCGACGACTGGGCGTTTTCGGCCAATGAGGAGCTTCGCGGCGAGACGTGGTTTCCCACGCTCGAGCCCAAAGGCGAGCTCTTCGCCCGCGGCATCGTCGACGGCCCCGACGAAAACGTCGACAAGCTGCCCTGGACGCTCCTGGGGGCGATCACCAGCGCCCAGCGCACCATCCGCGTGGTCACCCCCTACTTCTTGCCCGACGAATCGATCGTCGACGCCCTCAACGTCGCCGCCATGCGCGGGGTGCGTGTCGACATCATCATGCCCAAAAAGAACAACCTGCCGTATGTGCAGTGGGCCTCGTTTGGCCAGCTTCGCCCGCTGTTGGTCCACGGCTGCAACGTCTGGCTGACCCCGCCGCCCTTCGAGCACTCCAAGCTGACCGTCGTCGACCGCTACTGGACCCTGTTCGGCTCGTCGAACTGGGACCCCCGAAGCCATCGGCTCAACTTCGAGTTCGACGTCGAGTGCTACGACACCGACTTCGCCGACGGCCTCGACGACTGGGCGCTCGACAAGCTCGAAGGCGCCCACCGCATCACCCTCGAGGAGTACGACGAGCGCGGCACCGCCCGGAAGCTGCGCGATGGGGCGTTTCGCCTGTTGGCGCCTTATTTGTGA
- a CDS encoding zinc-regulated TonB-dependent outer membrane receptor encodes MTFKRLLTLALIGALCTVSTSAFAQQEEGLPGPDYESDAPEDEDVESELEALEEEVYDEDEDASDADKSAARGAVQSMNPDISLILTTAGAWFSDEPDLRGGHDPQNFGFNLQGLELAIGADVDPFFRFDSAILFSLFGVEVEEAYGTTLALPYQLQARFGQFKTRFGRLNPTHLHSWSFVTQPLVNAKFLGGESLRGLGVELSRLELWMPGTFQWYVAVQNINGAATGRSFIPTEDDIEGLDDLTLTVRAEEFVELSPDWDLLVGLNYANGHNKTGRDNRTEIYGADTYLQWKSRTTGGRSQVGWQTEAMLRRRQVPGDVLEDFGLNSWLEWHLSRFWATALRYEYVTGIDPDDEGGFLFADANDLGAIDPLDPDWTEARQRGALQLTYYPSHFSRLRLQYSLDYLPYRGGELDDLVHMVFLQAEIVAGAHGTHEY; translated from the coding sequence ATGACATTCAAACGATTACTCACACTCGCCCTCATCGGCGCGTTGTGCACGGTTTCGACGTCGGCCTTCGCCCAACAGGAAGAAGGTCTGCCGGGCCCAGACTACGAGTCTGACGCCCCCGAAGACGAAGACGTCGAGAGCGAGCTCGAAGCGCTCGAAGAGGAGGTTTACGACGAAGACGAAGACGCGTCCGATGCAGACAAGTCGGCTGCACGCGGCGCCGTGCAGTCGATGAACCCGGACATCTCGCTCATCTTGACCACCGCCGGCGCCTGGTTCTCCGACGAGCCCGACCTGCGCGGCGGCCACGACCCGCAGAATTTCGGGTTCAACCTGCAGGGGCTCGAGCTGGCCATCGGGGCCGACGTCGACCCGTTCTTTCGCTTCGACAGCGCCATTTTGTTCTCGCTGTTCGGCGTCGAGGTCGAGGAGGCCTACGGCACGACGCTGGCGCTCCCATACCAACTCCAGGCCCGCTTCGGCCAGTTCAAGACCCGCTTTGGCCGGCTCAACCCGACGCACCTGCACTCGTGGAGCTTCGTGACCCAGCCGCTGGTCAACGCCAAGTTTTTGGGCGGCGAGAGCCTGCGCGGATTGGGCGTCGAGCTGAGCCGGCTGGAGCTGTGGATGCCGGGCACTTTTCAATGGTACGTCGCCGTCCAGAACATCAACGGCGCGGCCACCGGCCGCTCGTTCATCCCCACCGAAGACGACATCGAAGGCCTGGACGACCTGACGCTGACGGTGCGCGCCGAGGAGTTCGTCGAGTTGTCCCCCGACTGGGACCTGCTCGTGGGCCTCAACTACGCCAACGGGCACAACAAGACCGGGCGCGACAACCGCACCGAGATCTACGGCGCCGACACCTACCTGCAGTGGAAATCACGCACCACCGGCGGCCGCAGCCAGGTCGGCTGGCAGACCGAGGCGATGCTTCGCCGCCGGCAGGTCCCCGGGGACGTGCTCGAGGATTTCGGGCTGAATAGCTGGCTCGAGTGGCACCTGAGCCGCTTCTGGGCCACCGCCCTTCGCTACGAGTACGTCACCGGCATCGACCCCGACGACGAAGGCGGCTTTCTATTCGCCGACGCCAACGACCTGGGAGCCATCGACCCGCTCGACCCCGACTGGACCGAGGCTCGCCAGCGCGGCGCGCTGCAACTGACGTACTACCCGTCGCACTTCTCGCGGCTGCGGCTGCAGTACAGCCTCGACTACCTGCCGTACCGCGGCGGCGAGCTCGACGACCTCGTTCACATGGTCTTTTTGCAGGCCGAAATCGTAGCAGGAGCCCATGGGACCCATGAATATTGA